AAACCGAATTCCCTTCTTCCAAGAAAGATAACCCTAATGTAAACTCTTCTCCTTCCTTTCCTTCTCCGTCATACAATAGCTCGTATTCCACTAACTGTCCTTGACCGCGACTGCGTACCACCAAATACTCCAACTCCTCCAGTCGTCTCAAATGAACTCTAAGTCTTGTATCACTCATTCCAAGTCTCTCTCTCGCTTGACGTCTCGTGAATCTCACTGCACTCTTTGAAAGCTTTTGTTCTTCGCTTGACGTCTCTACCATCTCATGAAGAGAAAACAATACTTCCTTTGTCTGGGGGGTTAACTCTTCAAGCGTCCTTCCTAATATCTTAGAAGCAAGTAAACTACCAAGCTCCATGTCTGAAGGAGTCACCTCTATGTATTCGAAGCTCTCTCCGTTTTCATCCTTACCGATCTTCTTTTCTCTTTGGTATTGGTGTAAAAGTGCGATCGATTTGATTAGGGTAAGATATTTCTTTTGATCCCGGCGCATTCTCAGTTTTGTATCCGGAAACTTCATTTCCTTCGCATACGGATTCACGACAACTAAAGGACGAAGGATCCTTTGTAGATTCTTGTGAAGCATTACGATCTTGTCTTTGTCTCGCTTTTTTACGATTCCTTCTAACGTCTCCAGTTCTCTTTGAATCTCAAGGATCGTTCTTGTCTGTTCCCTTCCTTCGTTTACGGTGAGAATCAAACACCGGTTTTCAAGTTCCTCATCAATCTCTAAGTTTGTGGTCGTAAGGAAGATTACCACCGGGCCTTCCACGCTGTATTCTTCCGTTACCGTCCTTCCTGTCGCCGGGTCTTTCATTGCGCTTGCAATACTGATTTTCTTTTCACTCTGTAAGATCTTGAGCGCATACTTGGCCCGTTCCGCTCCTTCTTCCTCCGATATGGCTAATACCTTGTTCTTTAAATTCTTCGAGGACATATAAAAGAGAGATTGGCCCGTCATTGCCGAATACTTCTCTTTCTCTTCTTCCGGTACAAAATCAAGGATAGAGTCCATTAGGGTCGACTTACCCGCACTCGAGGAGCTTTGTATAATCACGGCAAGCGGGTTCTCCGTTCTTCTTGTAATGCTCGCAAGATATCCAACTAAAGAATTGATTCTCTCTCCCACAAGTCCGCATCTTTCAAAGTCTATTAGGATATTGGAAAGTAGTTCCGGGTCCTCCAAATACAAGACCGCTTGGGCTCTTTCTTCCGGAGTCAGCTCCACTTCAGTCTTTACGTTTCTCTCCTTCTCTCTTTCGTTCAATGCCTCTTCCAAGATATTGAGAAGTCTTCCCAGTTCCTTCTTGATTATTTCTTCTTTTTCTCGTAACTCATGGGAGGCCGTTGATATATACGACATCCTTCCTTTGTAACTGAGTAAGTCCACTGTGTCTACGTGATACCGTTCTCCCTGGCTTACCTTTAGCGTCACTTTCAACGTCTCAAGGCTTGGGTAATTTCGAAAGAGGCCCTTTGCTAAATACGTTCTTTCGGGGAAGTTTACTTCCACTTCTTCTTTCGTGATTCTTACTTCCGGTTGGGTTTGGGATCTAGGTTCGACTAAGGTAGAAAGTTCCTCCGAAGTCAAAAGTGGTTCTTGCGGTCGTACATTGGTCTCAAGCGCGGACATCTCTTTGTATTGCGGTGTGAGTTCTTCTTCGGTAAGCCTTACGCTCTCTTCTAAAAGGCCAAACAGTGTGTCTTGTACTTCTTCGCTTCTCACTGCTACCTCATTTACATCCATTCCCAGTGGTAAAAGCACTCGGTAGATCTCAATCCCTTTGTCTTTTAGTTTCTGATATACCGAAACCGCTCCCTTGTCTCCCGCCATATCTGCGTCATACGCGATATATATCTTCTTGATTTGTTTTTCGAGTATCCTTTCTTGAATCACTTCCGTGAAGCCTTCCACTCCGTAACTGCAAGTCACGTTCCTGATTCCATTCTCCCAAAACGTCAACGCATCCAGTAGCGATTCGCAAAGTACTAACTCTTTCTTTTCAAACGCGTCTTCTTCGTTCCAGATTCCTAAGTGTTTACCTTGTAAGTAACGGTGATTGGGTATTCTTGGGTCTTTACTCCCGAATACTTTTCTTCCATACATCCCGCACAGCTCTTTGTCCCTAAAAATCGGGATTACTATTTTCTTTTGGAAATACTCTTGTCCGTTCTCTCCAAATATCCCGAATTCCTTCAAAATATCTCTCGCTCTTTGTCCCACAATACTTTGTCTCGATGGCAATATCTTTCCTAAACTTCCGTCGCTGTAGCCGATTCTAAACTTGGATATCGATTCCTCGCTTCCAATCTTTCTCGTTTGTAAATACGAAAGTGCGCTTCTCGTTTGTCTCAAGTTAGTTTCGTAGTATTCTAATACCTGAAAGACCACAGCTCTTTCTTCTGAACTCAGTTTCTCTGTTGTCGGGATCCTTCTCCCCCCTAGGGCACTCTCCAAGCTTACAGGCGTGACGACTGCCTTTCCTCTCTCGGTGGACGGTCTGAATTTTAGTAACACATCTACCGCTTCGTTAAATCCCAAGCCTTCCCGTTTCATTACAAAGTCGATCGCGCTTCCCCCTGTCTTGCAAGCTCCCATACAGTGCCACAGATTCTTTACCGGCGTTACGACAAAAGAGGGCGTGCGGTCGTCATGGAACGGGCATTTTGCCACCCAGTTCGTCCCGTGGTTCTTGAGTTCGATTCCGTAGCTGCGGACTAACGCAAGCAGGTCCGTTTGGGTTTTTAACCGGGTAATCTCTTCTTTTGGCATGTAGGGCATGGGGAAGGCTCCTGGTGAGGGGAAAAATTTTTGTAATGCAAATATGCAAGTCAATATTGCAAATTAAACAATATCGTACTTACTAGATTTAGCTCTATTAAACAAGCAATTTTTTTCGATATGAGAATTATCTTGATTTTTTACTCATTTTCGCCTCTCTGAAAGACGTGAGCATGAATCTTCCGGATAAAATCAAAGAATTAAGAAAGAAGAACGGCATTTCTCAGCAAAGCTTAGCAGACAAATTAGGAATCCATCTAAGTCACGTAAGTCGAATCGAAAACGGACACAACGAGCCTTCTCTCGAAGTCCTACGTGGACTCATGAATGTTTTTGAAGTCTCTGCGGACTTTTTACTGAATGACGATTTGGATTCTTACGAAGTGGAAATTAAGGACAAATCCTTAGCCGAACGTATTAGACTTTTAGATTCATTAGATGAAAAGAACAGAGAAGCTCTCCTGCAAGTAATCGACAATATGCTCACCAATCAAAGAATGAAACAACTTCTCGCTACCGGCTCAGGAAAGTAAAGTTCATGAAAGCAATTCATCCTCAATTCATTACAGACGACAAAGGAAAAAAACTCTCCGTCGTCCTTTCGATTAAAGAATTCAAAACTTTATTGGAAGACTCGGAAGAACTGGAAGATATTCGTCTTTACGACGAAGTAAAAGCAAAAAATGAAAAGTCGACTCCTTTGAGTGAATATATAAAATCAAGAAAGAACAAAAGGCGACATGTCTGAATATTCCATTCTTCTTTCTAAATCCGTCACAAAACAACTCGACAAACTTCCCGAAAATATCGCCGATTCTTTGATCGAAACAATTGAAGGCCTCGCTAAAAATCCAAGGCCTCAAGGCGTCAAAAAATTAAAAGGAAGAGACGGCTTCCGTATCCGAAAAGGTGACTACAGAATCATATACGACATCCAAGATCAAAAGCTAATCATAGAAGTCATCGCAATCGGACACAGGAAAGATATTTACCAGTGAGCAAGAAACTCTCCCTCTCGGCAAAGAAAGAGCCGGAAAAAGAGTTTTAAGTTTACGAAAAGGTATTGCATTACTCTCCTAAAACATGGCCAGGCTCTCTTAGTTTTTCCCCAAATTTAGAATTGAGCTTCCACATACCTTCTTGAGAGATTCCTGTATTGACAACATATATCTCATCGATTTCTTTTAAACCTAAAAGAAGTTTCAAAGATTCATCTGTAATATTAGGAGCATTAAAAATTGCCACACGGAAAATTTTGTTAGCTTTATTGATAAACAAACCAAGTTGATCATCTTTAATATCGCAGTTCTCGATTATTAATTCACCTAAAGAGATTTTCTCTAGGTTGCCCAATTCGTTAGAAGACACATGAGAAAATTTTAAATTCTTTAAACTCAAAGAGGAGAGCTTGTAAAAAACTGGTAGAAACTTAAACATTTTGTAATCTCTTTTACTTTCCCCGTCAATAGTGATGTGCGTCATATCAATAAGATCATCTTTTTTTATTGGATTGTAGCCTACTGATACGTAGTAATTATTAAGTTCTTGAAATAATATATCACCATCTTCCGAATTCGCATTGATTTCCTTTTTACAACTGGATAGGACAAGACCTAAAGCTATAAAATTTAATAGTATCAGTTTCAAGAAAAGTTTCATTATGGATTCCATCCTAAGTGTGTTGCGTAAGACGGAACGTCATACCCAGGTCGAGCTTTTTGACCCGGAGCGTCCCTAAATACTACGTGAGCATGAGGGCTTGGAGATTTCACGTATTTTTCTAAGTTGTCATAATCAAATCCATTCTTCGAAGAATTTTGCCCTAATTTACCGACGTAGTGATTTCCCGTGGTTCCTGCATATCCAAATATAGTTCCAGTTTTCAGAACTAACGGTGTATCTGGATTCATCGCAAAATGATCTTTGACATATTTCGGAATTTGATTCGCCATATGACCGATTTGCACTTCTCGATTAATTCCTTGCTTATCTTTAAACTGTATAACAGCCTTATTCCCAGCAGTCACATCTTTATCCCAAGATTTTAATTTAAACGTTCCATCATGGGTATCAAAAATCGAATATGGAGTTAAATTCTTGGCCATAAGGTCTGCTTGACCATTTTGTTTACCTTCATTTGCGGTGTGCATCCTTGATCCTTTTTGCCAATCCACTGAGTCGATTTTTGCGTTTGCTGCATCCTTATTATTCAAAGCATGCAATACCTCTGAATTAAGCCCTTTTGCTTCAAACTGTTTAAAAATTCCGCCTGTCTGAGTATTAATTGTATGGCCATTTGCCAAATTCATAATTGGGTCACCATTTGCATTATACGATACCTTAGCTTTTATTCCATTAATGGTAAATTCTTCACCGGCCTTAGAATTGCTGCTTAGTTTCGTCTCACTCGTCATTGCCAAATCATTTCCATTCTGAATTCGATGCGCTTCTTCCGGGGTCGCCGCTCTGTAGTAAACGTCTCCGTTCGAGTCCGCAACTCTCACTCTCATATTACCGTCGCGATCATAGTAATGACTTTCGTCTCCTCCGTTGGAATGACTCGTTACCCCGTCTTCTCCTTCTTTTCTGGTCGCAGCATATCCTGCACCGTCTAACACCGATTTTCCGCTTTCTTGATTATTTTTTTCCTGAGCAGCCTTCGATTCCGCATGAGCTTGCGCATCCAGAATCGCTGTCGCCTGTTCCTTACTCAAACCTTTCGATTGAAGCTCTTCCAGCTCTCCTTGTTTCGAAACAAAGTCCGCCTTCCAGCTATCCATCAAATAATTCGTATTTGCTTGAAAACCACCGGACTGACTCCAGTTGCCCGCGTTTACACCGCCAGACGCGTTAAGTGCCGCGGACACTCCATCTCTTTGAGAAAAACTTAATGTTCCTCCGGCTCCTTTCATTTGGTTTGCGAGTGAGTTCTTCGGTTTGTCTTTGTCTCCCGGGGCTTCGTATCCGATGTTTCCTCCCACGCCGCCTTTCTCGCTCCAACTGATTCCGCCATTCAATCCGTTGCTGAAACTTTTACTCAAGCTCGCAACGAATCCGTCTCCTTCGCTGTAACTCAAAGCAAATCCGGTTCCGCTACTTTGGGAAGTAAATCCAGCGCTTCCGCTCACACTTCCCGTCTTAGAATTGTAACTTAATCCCGCATTAAATCCCGCTTTCGTTAAACCGACATCTACCGATGTTCCGCCTCTTTCGGAGATTCCAACGCTCACTGTAGCGGGTCCGTATCCGACTCCGACACTCGCTCCAAATCCGTTCTCTGCGGAATAGCTCAGTCCTACGTTAACCGCTCCACCCGTAAAACTTTTCACTGCGGCTCCCGCAGCTCCTCCGACTGCGCCAACTAACGCCCCCTTCAATCCTCCGCTGGCTGCTCCCGTCGCAGCTCCGATTCCGGCGCCTACGGCCATCATTACCATTAGAGAGGCTCCACCGGTAAAGGGTGCGGCCGCCACTGCTACCACCGTTGTCACCATCTGGAACTCTTGGCTTTGATACCATTGTTCCTTTGGTTTGTTCATCTTCTCCATCTGATTCGAGATCATCCAAGCGGGAATCCCGGTCGCTTTCGAAATTGCGTTTACCGTCTCGTCTTTCACATACGCCTTCACCGCGTCTTTCATGCTCGAACCGCCGACGAGCGCTCCGACGAGTGACGCGGGTAAGCCCGTTGCTTCCGCTACTGCTCCCGTTATGCGGCTTTGCACTTCCGACTTCACTGCTTGCGTAAATCTCTGGCCCATGCTTCCAGACCCGCCATTCATCCCATTCAAGATTGTAAATAGAAATCCCTTGCTTTCCTTTTCCGCGTCATTTGCCTTGGCTTGTTTCTCGATTCGAGCTTGGATATCTTCTTTGTAGATTTCATACTTCTGGTTTACGGTCGCTAACTGACTCTCTGCGTTTTGATTTCCCACTAACTTCAAGTTGAAGTTGTATCCTAAGTTCGAGATATTAAATCCGGATGTGACAATCAAATACTGCATTCCGTAGCTTACTTCTACCGGTATCCCTTTCACACTCACCGAGCCTTTTAACTCTCTACTTCCGCCAAACACTGTGTCGTCGATATTTGCTCCCTCGTACATCGACTTCCCGATCTTCTTCATCTCTCCGCTTTCGTCTTTGAAACTTTCTTGATTAAAGTTGTATTTGGATCCTTGTTCGTGGTAGCCCTTTAATCCTCCCATTTCTCCTGAAAATGCCTTCTTCAAATCTTCAGGCAACGCTTGAAAGGAGGCTAATATGTTCGTCTTACTCTCTTTGTAGAGTTCCTTCTTGTAATCTTGGATCTCTTGATTTTGTGCGTATTCTTCTTTGATCTCGTTTGTCTTGTCGCTAAATTGTGCGAACATTTGTTCCACGTTCTTTTGAAGGTTGTCGATGTAATTTTTAATCCCAATCGCCATTTCCGCGTTGAATCTTGTGGAATTCGGGTTCATCATATCCACGCTCAAGTTTCCAGGATTGAACTTCGTCTCAATTCGTATATATTGATATTCTAAATTCGGAGAATAACTTGTTTCCTTCATCGCGCTTCCGCCGATTTCGATTTCCCCGCTGTAGATCTGTCTGTAGGCGGAAATTCCTTCTCCGTCCGTTCTAAATCCGTAGCCCGCTTCTCGGAGATACTTGTATTGGTCTCCATTTGTGAGGGCTTCGAGGAGTGTCTTTTGCAAACTCTCGCTTCTTTCTTCGTTGTCTTTTTGGAGTTTCTTCGCGTAGTCGTCTAAGTATTTTGACACTGCGCTGTTTGCCGCTAGGTTGATCGCTTGGCTGCTTCCTTGTAACAATGTTTGCAAATTGGAAAGATCGTTCTGATTCGTTACAAGCGAATTCATATGAGAAAGTAATTCATTCACTTTCTCTTGCTTCTCTGCAAGTTCTTTCTCTTGTGCTTGGATGTATTGAGCAACTCCGTTGTTGGATATCTCTTGCGGTAAACTACTTTGGATGCTTGCAATCATTTCTTGCAATCCGTCTAACAGTCCTTCACCGATGTTTTTCTCTGCTAGCTCTTTAGATTGCACCAAGAGTCTCTCCACTCGTTCTTTGTTCTCTTCTCCTTGTTTGTTCAAGTTAGAAGCCGTCTGAATCATTCCTTGGATTTGATTGTAGCTTTCTCCTTCCGCGATAATCCCCGCGACTTGATTCTTTCCTTCTTGAATCTGTTTGCCTATTTGCGTCGTATTCTGAAAGTTTTTACTGAGCAGTGTATCTCTGTAACTTAAGAACGAATTTTTCGTAAAGGTAAGCCCCCGGTTATCCACTTCACTTGTAATCTCTTCTCCCAAGTTGTAGTATTTCTTTTTCAAGAATCCTACTGCGTTGTTCTTTTCTCTCACCGCATATCCGGTGTAAAGTGCGGCTTCGTCGAACTTCGCTTCACTCTTGGCCTTCTCCGCTAACTCTTGATATCTTTCGGATTTTTCAAAAAATTCGTTTGCTGTTTTTAAATATGTGATCTCTTCATCGACTACTTCCGCTTGTAACGTTGTTGCGACTGCAATGTCTGCTATCATGTCCCCATACAGGGCTTCTTTGGTTTGGCTTGTGTTGTTGCGACCGTTAAAGTTAAACCCTCCGTTGACTCCATTGATTTCATTTTGCCAAAAGCTTTGGTTTTGTCCGTTTGTTGCAATTTGATTTTGTAACGATTGCAACTCCGTATTGTCTACGATGTAGGCTCCGTTTCCATAGATCGTTTGGGCGAGAGCGTTGATCCGATTGCTTGCGCCAAGCTCCGCTGTTTTGTATGCCTCACTTCTTCCAAAAGAATCCGCTATGCTCGCTGAAAGATTCGCTCCTTGCTGATTCCAGCTTGTTTGATTTTGCAAGTTGGTAATGGCTTGTTGCATTACGTTTCCCGCAGCTGAATATTGGTATGTTTGATACAATCCCGTTGCTGCGTTGTAAAGCTGGTTTGTGTTTGTCTCCGAGTTTGTAATCTGGTTTTGGATTTGGTTTGCTTGCGGAATTGAGTTTGTTTGGTATTGAGTTTCTCCGTTAGGCGCTGTTACCGCTTGTTGCAGTGTATCCTTTGCTGACAAATACCAATTCAGTTCCGCTTGTTGGAAGACGGATTTCGTGTTCTCCCAGTTCTCTTGTCCCGTTCTAAATTGGCTGTTCGCGTTGTCTTGGCTTCCTTCAATTCCTGCCATTTGGTAGCCATACACTTCTGTTACCCACGCTCCTCGTGCCGCTTTCATCTGGTTGATTTGGTTGTCGTAGTTGGCGACCGTGGTTTGTTTCATTTGTTCCAGTTCTAACAGTTTGGCTTGGTATTCGTCTTCGTACTCGGCTGATCTTTCTTCCCAGTCTTTCAATGGATTCACAAGTGACAAGAACGTAGATGCGATACTACTAAACTGAGTTTTCATACTCGTCCAAAAGTTTTGATTCGCCTGCATTGCGATATCGATGTATTTGTATTTCGTTTGGACTTGTACTTGTTCGATCAACCCAAGAGAGTTATACCAATTCGAACTACTGAGCGCAGTTCCGCCTAACCACACTTTGGTTTCTAACGCGACATTGGATCCGGAAACCGCGTTCCCCGCTTGAGTGGATTGTCCAAATGCTATGTTGTAATTTCCGAATACTGCGTTTCGTATTTTTGTGTTCGTCGCTATCTGGTCTTTTTGTGCTTGGTTAAAGTTTTCAGTCACCGAAAGGGAATAACTTTGGTCGGTTATCCATTGTCTACTGTAACCGCACATGAAACCTCCTCCGCAATAATTCAAGTTCAAGGCGTAGGCGCCGGTTCCTCCAATGCAAGTTCCTCCGAGGTCCGTTCCGTTACAAGTCGCTATGTAATGACCTTCGCTGTAGTATCCGCTGCTATTGTTCGGGTTTACCGTATATGATTGAATCGGCGCATTAGATCCGTTAGGTCCGAAATCGGAACACGGAGACATCATCCAAACCCATGAACTCATCCAACCCGAAGCCTGAGACTGACAACTTTGGTATTGTTGATTCAGTTCCGCGTAAGCAGGATTCGTTACCGTATACGGATCAAAACTGCTTACAACGGTTCCTTGAAAGACTCCGTTTACAGCGGTCCATCCGTAGACGTTCCCGTCGTTTCCGTATGTCACCGCTTGCGATCCTGTCGGTTGGTAGTTGCACCAGCCTCCGCCTCCGTATGTGTTGTTGCAGCTCAGAGTTGCAGTCGCCACTTCTTTTTTAAACTCTAAGACTTGCGTCGCATACGTCTCTTGCCATTTTGTAATGTTCCAGTAGTCCGCTTTTGCGGTTGCGCTTGCGATCTGACTTTGGAAAAAGTTTCCCAATGTTTGCGCTAACGTTCCCAAAGATGCGTTTGTATTCAATGCGTCTTGCAAGTCGTCTAACAATTCGTCCATATCTCCAAACACAGATGTCAAGCTCGCATCGCCGGATGCGTTTGCTTTCAATTGATTTTCTTGAGAGCGGATATTCGTAATCGTACTTTGCAGCGCGCCTCTCATTTGATTCTGTGCGTTGGTGATGATTTGTTTGTTCGCCAGCCATTGCGCTTTGGTTTGTTCGATTCCGTTGAGATACGTTAGTTTGTCATTCTCAAGTCCTGTGATCGATTGATTCCATTGTAAGATTCCGTTCTGGATCGCATTCAAGGAATTCTGTTCCCAAGTGTTTTGTTTGGTTAACAGATCTTGCCACTTTGTATCCCAAACTTGAACTCCTTGGTAATAGCTTTGTGCCGCTTGTGCCGGGTTTGTATTTTGTGTAACCGGTGTGGTTGTCGCTGCTTGCACAGTCGGGTTGATCGTTTGCACCGAATTCGTGTTCGTCGATGTTACGTTGCTTCCTGTGTTTTGGGAAAGTATCGCTAAAAAGATTTGCAGTTCCGCTTGGATGTATGCGTTCGCGTCCGCTACCCATTGGCTTTTGGCCTGTTGTTTTTGTAGTTCTAACTGAGCCCTCACCGCATCTTTGTAGACGTTCACGTTATTCACCGCGTCTGAGTTATTTACTCCTCCGACGATCGATTCTATTTCCGCGTTCACTTCCGTTTCCCAGGCGGCTTCCAACACTTGTTCTCCGTTTGTCACCGTATTCAGAAAACTTCCCGAGTCCGTCGCTCCCGCTTTGGCTGCGTCCACGTAGGGTTTGAGTTCGTCATTGGCAAACTGTTTGGTACTGCCTAACGTGGGTACGCTTTGCGCGTTCAAAGGACTGAATTCGGAAGACAAAAGACTAAAAAGCGCAAACGGTATGACAAAGGATATATGAAACGCGATGATCGTTACCAAACTCACGATCTTAGTGGTCAGGGAATAGGGGTTAGATTTCAGGTGGGAAAGGGAAAGCCTTCCCCTCGCTTCATACCGAGCTTGCTGTTTCTCTAATTTAGAAATGTCTAATCGTTTATTCAAGCTCGGTATTACTCTACCCCTTCGCCGGGCTACTTCTTTGTGTTTCATCCCCGGAGCCCTATCTCGCGATCCGTAGAGAGTGAGATTGAGTTCTTTCTCTCCCGACTCATAGGGAGAGCTTCTCTGAGTTAGGGCGTTTTACTGGGTTTAGGAAAATAGTATATTTCCGTTTTAGAATTCGCATTGAAAGTTCGCTTTGTTCTCGAAAGTCATTCAT
The nucleotide sequence above comes from Leptospira weilii. Encoded proteins:
- a CDS encoding CHC2 zinc finger domain-containing protein, coding for MPYMPKEEITRLKTQTDLLALVRSYGIELKNHGTNWVAKCPFHDDRTPSFVVTPVKNLWHCMGACKTGGSAIDFVMKREGLGFNEAVDVLLKFRPSTERGKAVVTPVSLESALGGRRIPTTEKLSSEERAVVFQVLEYYETNLRQTRSALSYLQTRKIGSEESISKFRIGYSDGSLGKILPSRQSIVGQRARDILKEFGIFGENGQEYFQKKIVIPIFRDKELCGMYGRKVFGSKDPRIPNHRYLQGKHLGIWNEEDAFEKKELVLCESLLDALTFWENGIRNVTCSYGVEGFTEVIQERILEKQIKKIYIAYDADMAGDKGAVSVYQKLKDKGIEIYRVLLPLGMDVNEVAVRSEEVQDTLFGLLEESVRLTEEELTPQYKEMSALETNVRPQEPLLTSEELSTLVEPRSQTQPEVRITKEEVEVNFPERTYLAKGLFRNYPSLETLKVTLKVSQGERYHVDTVDLLSYKGRMSYISTASHELREKEEIIKKELGRLLNILEEALNEREKERNVKTEVELTPEERAQAVLYLEDPELLSNILIDFERCGLVGERINSLVGYLASITRRTENPLAVIIQSSSSAGKSTLMDSILDFVPEEEKEKYSAMTGQSLFYMSSKNLKNKVLAISEEEGAERAKYALKILQSEKKISIASAMKDPATGRTVTEEYSVEGPVVIFLTTTNLEIDEELENRCLILTVNEGREQTRTILEIQRELETLEGIVKKRDKDKIVMLHKNLQRILRPLVVVNPYAKEMKFPDTKLRMRRDQKKYLTLIKSIALLHQYQREKKIGKDENGESFEYIEVTPSDMELGSLLASKILGRTLEELTPQTKEVLFSLHEMVETSSEEQKLSKSAVRFTRRQARERLGMSDTRLRVHLRRLEELEYLVVRSRGQGQLVEYELLYDGEGKEGEEFTLGLSFLEEGNSVFSWKEIFGFERKEEVSENV
- a CDS encoding helix-turn-helix domain-containing protein, with product MNLPDKIKELRKKNGISQQSLADKLGIHLSHVSRIENGHNEPSLEVLRGLMNVFEVSADFLLNDDLDSYEVEIKDKSLAERIRLLDSLDEKNREALLQVIDNMLTNQRMKQLLATGSGK
- a CDS encoding type II toxin-antitoxin system RelE family toxin, with protein sequence MSEYSILLSKSVTKQLDKLPENIADSLIETIEGLAKNPRPQGVKKLKGRDGFRIRKGDYRIIYDIQDQKLIIEVIAIGHRKDIYQ